In Thermocladium sp. ECH_B, the following proteins share a genomic window:
- a CDS encoding HIT family hydrolase, with the protein MSDWGGFDVLFSPWRYDYIKSAVRNELGCFICDYARDNNDDDNLVVFRGRKCLILMNKYPYNRGHIMIAPYRHVASLEDLSDEELKECSRLLLAAITAESSILAPDDFNIGINVGRVAGAGLEEHMHIHVIPRWIGDSSNVPSTYGFDAVLNDMREIMLKLRSRIGEXISHDSDGQEIHTA; encoded by the coding sequence ATGAGTGATTGGGGCGGCTTCGACGTCCTTTTCTCGCCGTGGAGGTATGATTACATAAAGAGCGCCGTGCGGAACGAGTTGGGGTGCTTTATTTGTGATTATGCTAGGGATAATAATGACGATGATAATCTAGTTGTTTTCCGGGGAAGAAAGTGCCTCATCCTCATGAATAAGTATCCATATAACAGGGGACACATAATGATAGCTCCATATCGTCACGTTGCGTCCCTGGAGGATTTAAGCGATGAGGAACTAAAGGAATGCTCTCGATTACTTCTTGCAGCAATAACGGCGGAGAGCAGCATATTGGCTCCGGATGACTTCAATATAGGCATAAATGTGGGGAGAGTGGCGGGAGCCGGCTTAGAGGAGCACATGCATATCCATGTAATACCAAGGTGGATAGGCGACTCAAGCAATGTTCCCTCAACTTATGGATTCGACGCTGTGCTTAATGATATGAGGGAGATAATGCTTAAACTGAGGAGCAGGATAGGGGAGNTGATTAGCCATGATAGTGACGGCCAGGAAATTCATACCGCTTGA